The following is a genomic window from Planctomycetia bacterium.
TCATGTCCGACGCACTCATTGCCAACATCTGGCTCCCCAGCGGCGAAGAGCTCGCGCGCCTGGCGCCGATCTGGTGCCTCGTCGGCACGATTGTTGCTGTCCTGCTCGGAGCCCTTCTGGTCGGTCGGAATTGGCGCGTCGCCGGCGGTATCGCCTTCGCCGGCGCAGTCATCACTGCCTTCATCAGCTTTCGTCAGTTCGCCGTCGCGCCGTCCAATTGGTCCGGTTTCGCCCCCGACGACGCCGCCCCCATGCTCATCGGCGATCAGTTCTCCAGCTTCTTTACCTTCCTCATCGGCGTCTTTCTCGCAATGATCGTCGGCATGTGGTTTCTCGGTCAGGATGCCGATCTGCCCGAACGCGACGCGCGCCGTGCCGACGCCACGGAGTTCTTCGTCCTCCTCGTCGGCAGCGCCTTCGGCATGGTCATGATGGTCAGCACCACCAACCTGCTCATGATCATCCTCGCCATCGAAGCGGCCTCGCTGCCCTCCTACGGCCTCGCCGGCTTCCGCAAGAAAAACAAGCTCGCCGCCGAAGCCTCCATCAAGTATGTGCTCTTCGGCGCCGTCACCAGCGCCATCATGATCTACGGCACATCCCTGCTCTACGGCCATTACCACACCCTCGACCTTGCCGTCATCGGCCGCGAGATTCAGCGCCAAGGCCCCTCCGTCCTCATGGGTGTTTCGCTGTTTGCATTCATGGTCGGCGTCGCCTTCAAGGTCTCCGCCGTCCCGTTCCACTTCTGGTGCCCCGACGTCTTCGAAGGCGCTTCCATCGAAGTCACCACATGGCTGAGCGTCGTCAGCAAAGCCGCGGGGCTCGGCCTCCTCCTCCGCATCATCACCGTCCTCACCGCCGGTCTCGAATCCGGCCAGGCCCTGCAATACGTCACCATGGCCATTGCCATCATGGCGGCGCTCACCTGCACCTGGGGCAACTTCTCCGCCTTCCGCCAGACCAACATGAAGCGCCTCCTGGCCTTCAGCTCCATCGCCCACGCCGGCTACATGCTCATGGCCGTCGCCATCATCTGGAAGCCCTCAGCCGACATGACCACCCACCCGGCCTTCAGCGCCATCGTCGCCTACATCAGCGTCTATTCCCTGATGAACCTTGGCGCCTTCGGCATCATCGCCATGGTCTACTGGGCCACCGGCAGTGAATCGATCGACGCCTTCAACGGCCTCGCCCGGCGAAATGTCCTCCTCACCATCCTGATGGGCGTTTGCCTCTTCAGCTTCGTCGGCATCCCGCCGATGGGCGGCTTCATCATTAAGTGGTGGCTCCTCGCCGCGCTGTGGGAAGGCAAGCTCACCTGGCTCATCTTTGTTGCCGTCTTCAACTCAGTCATCAGTCTTTACTATTACGCCCGCATCGCCGTCGCCATGGTCTTCCGCGATGACGGCCAGGCGCCTGTTCGCGCCCCGCTTGTCGGTCAGGTCGTCGCCCTCGCCTGCGCCGTCGGCAT
Proteins encoded in this region:
- a CDS encoding NADH-quinone oxidoreductase subunit N, with translation MSDALIANIWLPSGEELARLAPIWCLVGTIVAVLLGALLVGRNWRVAGGIAFAGAVITAFISFRQFAVAPSNWSGFAPDDAAPMLIGDQFSSFFTFLIGVFLAMIVGMWFLGQDADLPERDARRADATEFFVLLVGSAFGMVMMVSTTNLLMIILAIEAASLPSYGLAGFRKKNKLAAEASIKYVLFGAVTSAIMIYGTSLLYGHYHTLDLAVIGREIQRQGPSVLMGVSLFAFMVGVAFKVSAVPFHFWCPDVFEGASIEVTTWLSVVSKAAGLGLLLRIITVLTAGLESGQALQYVTMAIAIMAALTCTWGNFSAFRQTNMKRLLAFSSIAHAGYMLMAVAIIWKPSADMTTHPAFSAIVAYISVYSLMNLGAFGIIAMVYWATGSESIDAFNGLARRNVLLTILMGVCLFSFVGIPPMGGFIIKWWLLAALWEGKLTWLIFVAVFNSVISLYYYARIAVAMVFRDDGQAPVRAPLVGQVVALACAVGILLTGTLWAGNLKEFSDNRSRDLFAVTKSSATPTVAEAPSSEP